From the genome of Leptotrichia sp. HSP-342:
TCTTTTCAGATAAATCAATTTTCTCTCTATTTATAATTTTGGTTACTAAGCATTAACAACAAGATTTATTAATTCTTCAATAGTTTTTGCACCAACTGATTTTTGCTCTCCATTTATAAATACAACTGGTACCGCCTGAATATCTTTTTCTTTTGCTTCTTCAAAAAATACTGCACTATCTACCATTGTTGTTGTAATGTTTTTGTTATTTGATGAAATTAAGTTTAAGGCTTGAACTACATCTGGACAATGTGTACAAGATAATGAAATAAATGTTTCGATATTTACAGGCTTATTAACTGATTCAACTTTTGAAAGCTGCTCTCCTTCCAGTTTTTTTCCAAGTCCTGCAAGTCCCAAAACTGCTAGAATAAAGCTGTTAAATTCATGTCCTCCAGGAATACCTGAAAAATTAATCCCAGTATTTTCCCCATCTTTTAAAATTGTAAAAGATGTTGGACGAGTAAGGTTTGCTTTTTCTAAGTCAGCCTTATCATTGTCAAATGATTTTTTTACATAGTTCACTTTTCCAGAAATTGAATCAACTTCTTGTAAGAAGCTATCTAATTCAGCTGATTTTTCGCTATCATTCAAAAATGAGACTAATTCAATGTTTCCATTAATTTTATCAAAATAACCTTTTAACTGTTCTACAATATTACTATCTAATAAAGCCATTTTACCTCCTTCTAATTTATTAAGTTTAAAATTATTAAATTTTACCTACTAAATCTAATCCTGGTTTTAAAGTAGCTTCTCCTTCTTTCCATTTTGCTGGACAAACTAATCCTGGGTTATCGGCTACGAATTTTGCAGCTTTTGCTCTTCTTACTAATTCTGATGCGTCTCTTCCGATTCCTTCATCATTTACTTCGTAAGCAACAATTTTTCCTTCAGGATTTACGATGAATGTTCCTCTGAATGCAAGTCCGCTTTCTTCGTTTAATACTTCAAATTCTCTTGAAATAGCTTTTGTAGGATCTCCAATCATTGCATATTTAACTTTTCCGATTGCTTCTGAGTGATCGTGCCATGCTTTGTGAGTAAAGTGAGTATCAGTACTTACTGAATAAACA
Proteins encoded in this window:
- a CDS encoding thioredoxin family protein, with the protein product MALLDSNIVEQLKGYFDKINGNIELVSFLNDSEKSAELDSFLQEVDSISGKVNYVKKSFDNDKADLEKANLTRPTSFTILKDGENTGINFSGIPGGHEFNSFILAVLGLAGLGKKLEGEQLSKVESVNKPVNIETFISLSCTHCPDVVQALNLISSNNKNITTTMVDSAVFFEEAKEKDIQAVPVVFINGEQKSVGAKTIEELINLVVNA
- the ahpC gene encoding alkyl hydroperoxide reductase subunit C, which gives rise to MSLIGKKIENFTAQAYQNEEFKEVNFEKDMLGKWNIFVFYPADFTFVCPTELEDLEDHREELEKLGFNVYSVSTDTHFTHKAWHDHSEAIGKVKYAMIGDPTKAISREFEVLNEESGLAFRGTFIVNPEGKIVAYEVNDEGIGRDASELVRRAKAAKFVADNPGLVCPAKWKEGEATLKPGLDLVGKI